Below is a window of Deltaproteobacteria bacterium DNA.
TGAACGGTTAACTTAATTCCAATGAAATCTTGTACTTCCGAACCTTTCTATAAAGGGTATCTCTTGATATTCCAAGGAGCTTGGAAGCCTGTGCCTTATTCCAACCAGTTCGTTCCAAAGCATCTATGATATGCCTCTTTTCTATATCCTCTGCAGAGGGAAAAGATCTCGAGGGTTGTCTTTCAATCCTTTGTATTTCTTCCGACGCTGCCGCCAGATCCTTGGGATAGATGGTCTTACCTTGAACATGCACTGAAACACCCAGAAAAAGATTCCTCAGCTCCCGGATATTTCCTGGCCAGTCATATTCCATCAGCATTTTTATTGCGTTATCGGAAATGCGTGGCGTTTTCCAATCGTATTTATCTGAAAAACTGGACAGAAAAAAATCGATTAAAGGTTGAATATCTTCCTTTCTCTCTCTGAGTGGGGGAACTTTGAGCTTTATGCAAGCTAATCTGTGATAGAAGTCTGCCCTGAAGGTTTTTTCTTCCATCATGATTCTCAAATCCTGATTCGTGGCAGCTATTACCCTGACGTCAAGTTCTCTGACCTTCGTATCTCCCAGCCGCGTGACCATTTTGTCCTCTATGAACCTAAGGAGCTTCGGCTGAAGCGACAGGCTCATGTCTCCGATCTCATCAAGAAAAATCGTCCCGCCATTTGCCAGCTCTAACTTTCCGGGCTTATCGGCGGCATTGTGAAAAGCGCCTTTAACAGATCCAAACAACTCACTCTCAAAAATACCTTCGGGGATGGAAGAACAATTCAGAGGCACAAAGTCACCAGTTCCTTTGGAAAAATTATGGAGAGCATGAGCGACATGTTCCTTTCCGGTACCTGCCTCTCCTATGATGAGAACAGGAACATTGATTCTGGCAACGGCCAGGAGGTCATTATAAAGGGCGACCATCTTTTCGCTCTCAACAACTGTGCCTTCTTCAAGCAAACGGCTTTTCAAAGCCGTCTTTTCATCTGGTTCCTTACTCAAAGGGACTAACGTTTCAACACCTTGATCATCCTTATCCCAGACCGAAATCTCTTGCTCACCAAGGCCTTTTTCATCAATACTTTCTGCTTTGGAATCTTCAACAAAAGCAAAAAGATAATCAATAATCCGAAAAGCGATGCCATGGGAAAGAGGGCATTTCTCTATTTTTTCGTTATCCACGAAAGTCCCATTTCTGCTTCGATCAAAAAGAATGTACCTGCCTTGTTCCTGTTCAATGTATGCATGATAACGGGAGATTTCCAAATTATTCAGAACAATACTGTTATTCCTTGCTCTTCCGATCGTCACAGCGCTGGAAAATCGAAACACCTTATAGTCCTTTGAATCTTTGCACATGACAAGATATGGCATGTCTATGATCCTTCTACCCCTTTACGGTTTCCATTTTGCCGAAAGGACTCCGCTATGTTGAAAACCAGCTCTTGGACTCTCTATGGTTAATCGTCGCGCTTCCTGACTGGGAAAAAAGGCAATTCATACACCAGGTTATTGAAAACTTACGATCTTATCCACTAAAAATATATTAGTATAACACGTTCCTCGCGTCAAAAGCTTGCCCTTTTTCATGGAAGTATTCTCCACACCTGGACACACAGAACCTGAAAATGCAACTATCCTTATCAATTGACACTTCATGCAAGATCTGATAAATATTTTATTTAACATTCAGGTTTCTGAGATCTGAGTGTCCAAGTGCGCTAGGAGTCTAGCGCACAAGGTCGGATATTGACACACTAAAAACCAGTGGAGGTGCCAATGTTAGTAAAAGGCTGGATGACCAGTGACGTCATTACTGTGACTGAGGACACGGCCATGATGAAGGCTTCCATCATGATGAAGGACAACAACATCCGCTCTTTGCCCGTTGTAGATAAGAAGGGCAAGTTAGTAGGGATAGTTACCGACAGAGACCTGAGAGACGCCTCACCTTCCAAGGCAACATCCCTGGATGTTCATGAACTAAACTATCTCATTTCTACCATCAAGATCAAGGATCTTATGACCAGAAATCTTGTGTTTGTCAGACCCGATGAGACAGTGGAATTTGCTGCCATTTTGATGCTGGAAAACAAGATCTCATCGCTCCCGGTCATCAACAACAAGGACTGCCTGATCGGCATTATCACACAGACTGACATTTTCAAGGTCTTGATCAATATCACGGGGGTTTATACTGGCGGCGTGCAGCTTGCTTTCAGCCTGGAGGATCGTCCAGGCGCCATTAGAGAAGTGGCCGATGTGATCCGCTCCCACGGTGCGCGTATTGTGAGCATCCTTTCCACACGCGAAACCGCTGAAGAGGGTCGTCATAATATTTACATACGCACAAATCCCCTGCCAGCAGACAAAACCACGAAGATGCTCAAAGAACTGGAAGAGAAGTTCGTCGTTTGTTACACAGTGCGTGACCTGCTCGAGGACGTCGAAAAGCGGCGCATTCGCATACCCTACTAGTAGAACGTTTCACAAAAACCTTTTCAATTTGTCATTTCGAGCCTCCGGCTTGGAGGGGCCTACGCCCCGGAGGGCGAAGCGATAAATCTTGTTCCATCTCATTAACGTAGAAAGATTTGTCCCTACGGTTGAAATGACAGTCTTTTAGAAAAACGTTTTACTGGCGATTTGCGGTTTCAACTTGAAGCACTCCCGATGAATAATCCACTTGGCCTCCTCGCAAATCCTTCCAACTAATATGAGGCAAGCTCACCAATATTTAGACACCAAGAAGTTATGCAATATTTGACACTGTTGACGCATACGGTTGACGTCCTGCTCAACCAATGGCAAATTTATGAAGTATGCCAAGTTGTGTCTGCGTTGTAATGGATCCATGCCAACCTCGTGTCATCTCTTCATTTTTTTGAGACGCATCTCGGAGGGACGGAATGATCAATGATTCCTTCAAGAATCAGTGCATTTTCCATATCCTCGATGCATTGCGCCAAGGGCTTTCCCTCTTTTCCACCAAGCCGCATAGCCATCACCTATGCGATAACGCCCGATGATCCTCT
It encodes the following:
- a CDS encoding sigma 54-interacting transcriptional regulator; amino-acid sequence: MPYLVMCKDSKDYKVFRFSSAVTIGRARNNSIVLNNLEISRYHAYIEQEQGRYILFDRSRNGTFVDNEKIEKCPLSHGIAFRIIDYLFAFVEDSKAESIDEKGLGEQEISVWDKDDQGVETLVPLSKEPDEKTALKSRLLEEGTVVESEKMVALYNDLLAVARINVPVLIIGEAGTGKEHVAHALHNFSKGTGDFVPLNCSSIPEGIFESELFGSVKGAFHNAADKPGKLELANGGTIFLDEIGDMSLSLQPKLLRFIEDKMVTRLGDTKVRELDVRVIAATNQDLRIMMEEKTFRADFYHRLACIKLKVPPLRERKEDIQPLIDFFLSSFSDKYDWKTPRISDNAIKMLMEYDWPGNIRELRNLFLGVSVHVQGKTIYPKDLAAASEEIQRIERQPSRSFPSAEDIEKRHIIDALERTGWNKAQASKLLGISRDTLYRKVRKYKISLELS
- a CDS encoding CBS domain-containing protein, which encodes MLVKGWMTSDVITVTEDTAMMKASIMMKDNNIRSLPVVDKKGKLVGIVTDRDLRDASPSKATSLDVHELNYLISTIKIKDLMTRNLVFVRPDETVEFAAILMLENKISSLPVINNKDCLIGIITQTDIFKVLINITGVYTGGVQLAFSLEDRPGAIREVADVIRSHGARIVSILSTRETAEEGRHNIYIRTNPLPADKTTKMLKELEEKFVVCYTVRDLLEDVEKRRIRIPY